The Acidobacteriota bacterium genomic sequence ACGATCCTGACCTCCTTACCAAACCTCCGGGCCAGCGTAATCAAAGCATCTGGTCCCGCGTGGCGGAACATGCCCCTTCCCTGGCCAAGCGAGGGGAGCATCTCTGCGCGTTGTGCACGTTGAAAAGGTTCTGGCCCACTCTCTTCCGGACAGAAGTGGAACAGATGGCCGCCGGTGTGCAGCGCTACACGGTTTCGACGCACACCATGGCCCTCGCGGCAGGCATGGAGCGAATGCTGACAGCTGACCCAGAACACTCATCCTGGATCCAACTGGCCGATCTGATCAAGGTGTTTGGCGAGGATCTTTGGGAATCCGCTCTGCCTCGAGCTCTTGTCCAACAAATGTTCAAAAATGAGCATGAAGATCTGATTCGACGACTGCCGACACTGATGGACCGGATTCGTGAAGCCGGCGACGACAAGGCCATGCGCAAGGTAGAATCGATCGTCCAGGCGCTCTCCGGTAGCAAGCCGGAAACCTACTATGCTTTGATTCTCATGGACGGAGATAGGATGGGCGCGTGGCTCAGCGGTACAGAAGCTTCCTTGGGTAGTGTGTACCGGGATGCCTGGCATCCTCAGATCCTAAAAGCGATTGCCCAAAAAGGACTGGATCAGGGACCTCTGGCTGACTACTTAAATGCTCAGCGGTTGCCGTCGCCCGGACGGCACAACGCCATTTCGACTTCGTTGAATCACTTCGCGCTTGAGATAGCACCGTGGGTTCTGGAGCGGCAGTTCAAGGGGAAAATTCTATATTCAGGCGGTGACGATCTTCTGGCCCTGCTGAGCCTGGACGATCTGCTGCCGGCGATGGAAACGCTCCGCTGCCTGTATTCCGGTATTGAGCCGAGCCCTGCTGTCTCTGCCAAATGGATCGAAGGCAGCCAAGTACGGGTTAAAGACGGCTATGTCTGGATGAAGGGACGGTTGTTCCGAACAATGGGCGAGAAAGCGACAGTCTCGGCGGGGGTGGTGATCGCCCACCATACTGCGCCGTTGGCGATGGTGCTGCGAAACCTGCGTCAAGCGGAGAGAACCGCTAAAAGGCAGGGGCGCGATGCATTCTGTGTGATGCTTCAGAAGCGCTCGGGCGGCCGGATCGAGCTGGTGTCCAAATGGCGCGTGGGCATTGACGGCGGAGAGATCCCGATTGTTCCAATCCTGATGGAACTGCGCGATGCGTTTGCACAGACCGTCTCGCGCCGGGCCGCCTACAACCTGCAGGTTTGGTTCGATGGAATGGCGCCGGAAGCCGATGTAGCCATGTTGCAGCGCCTGATGGCGTACCAGTTCTATCGCCAGCGGAAAAACAAGGATGACAAAAAGAAAGAAGCGTTGGCGGGATTGGCGCAGAAGGTTGCCGATCTCACGATCACAACGGCCGATCGGCCGGATTTCCTGGCTCGACTGCTGACGACTTGCGAATTCATCGCCCGGGAGGGAAGGCAATGAGCACCTGTGTCATGATATCCCCCATCGACGTTTGCCTCTTTCGCGGAAACCGCTTGTTCGGAGCCACCAGCGAACACAACGAAACCACCATGCCGCCCTGGCCGTCCGTGTTCTCCGGAGCGATCCGATCCCGAATTCTGGCTGACCGGGGAATCGACTGGACGCATTTTCTGAAGGGCACACTCAGGGATGCACAAGTTCTGAAAACTGTCGGCACCGCCGACGCACCCGGACCGCTCCGTCTGACGTGGCTGACTCTCTTCTCCGGCGGCCAGGCTTGGTTCCCACTCCCGGTGGACCTGGCGGTATTTTCCGATCAGGATGAAGATGTGGTCCCGCTTGAACCTTTGACGCGCTCAGCCCTCGCTCAATTCAAGGCCGCCTACCCGCTCGATTCGATTCCCGTGCTACGGCGACAAAAGGCGTCCAAGCCGTTGTCCCGTTGGGTGAACGGCGCCGGCTTGGCCAGCCACCTGAAGGGACTGCCGGTCAAGGCCAAGCATCTGACTGCGCCGTCCAGGCTCTGGGACACCGTTGACATGTTGGGCATCGCGCTCGCCGGCGAATCGCGAACGGCGGATGAGGGTAGGATATACACCTCGGAAGCGGTGACTCTGTTACCTGGGGTGTCGTTCATCGCCGGATTTGACGGACATGGCGACCTGCTGCCCGCGGACGGATTGGTGCGCCTGGGTGGCGATGGGAAATCAGCATCCATCCATCCGGTGACGAATGAATTTGATTTCGGCATATTGTCAGTCCCGATCACCGGCAATAAATTTCGGATCATCCTCTCGACTCCCGGCGTTTTCCCGGATGGCTGGATACCGCCGTGCGTCGGGATCGAGCAGGGTGAATTCCTTCTGCGAGCCAAGGATTTCACCGCCCGGCTGGTTTCAGCCGCTGTTCCAAGCTATCAGACGATCAGCGGTTGGGATGTCGCCCGGCAAGAGCCCAAACCGTCAATGCGCATGGCGCCCATCGGTTCGGTGTACTGGTTTGAGACAATATCGGGGGATACAACAAAGTTCGTGGTATTGCTCCGGCGGGACGGCTGGTGGCCGCTGATTGCCAGTCAGTTGGGGGGCGAGTTGACAAAGGCGTACGCCGCGCGGCGGGCGGAAGGATTCGGCAATGTCTGGGTCGGGAATTGGAAATAAGGCCAGGAGGTGATAGATGTTTCAAGAGAAGAAAGTCATGTTCGTTTACTGCGTGAGCCCCCTCCACATGGGCGCGGGCACCGCCTTGGGCGCCGTGGACAATCCCATCCAACGGGAACGCCATACCGGCCATCCGGTCATGGCCGGTTCGGGGATCAAAGGCGCCCTGCGCCACCATCTGGCGATCCACAAAAGCGCGGGTGGCCAACAGGCCGATCTGGACGTTCTATTCGGTCCGGATCCCGAGGGTTCAGCGGAGCACGCCGGGGCGGTGAGTTTTTCCGATGCCCAGAGCGTGTTGTTTCCCGTTAGGAGCCTGCGGGAATCCTATGTGTATGCCACGTCGCCAACCGCACTGGAACGCCTGCGCCGGATGCTCGTGCTCTGCGGGATCCAGCAGGCGGCGGGATGGAAGATTCCCAAGGTGGGTTCCGACGATCAGTGCGTGCTCCTTGATGATGCGCTCAAAGCCAGCAATAAAAAGTTGGTGCTTGAAAGCTGCCAGTTTTCGGCGGATGACGGTGGCAAGGCGGAGCTGGAGAAAGTCGCTCGGTGGATGTCGGAGAACGGCCTACCGAAAGATCCGGGAACGGAGTATTTCCGCTCGAAAATCGCACGGCATCTGGTACTGCTGTCGGACAATCGGTTCAATTACTTCGTGCAGCACACCACCGTCGTTGAACCCCACGTCCGCATCTCCGATGAAAGCGGCACGGCGGAGGACGGCGGATTGTTTTACACGGAAAACCTGCCCGCCGAGACGCTCATGGCCGGCATGGTCCTCTGTTCCATGGAGCGGCGAAAAAAAGGCGACACGATGAAAGACTTGATGCAGGCTGACAACGTCCTTAACGCCGTGACCGGATTGCTTGACGGCTCTCTGGTCCAGATGGGCGGTGACGCCACGACGGGTCGTGGCCAGGTCCAGATCAGGTTTGCATGATTTGACAAGGAGGACCCAGCACATGAAAACTCTGGATCAGGAACGAGCGGCATTTGCCTGGAGCAAGGTGCAAGGGAAGACTAAGGAATATTCCAACATCGCCAAAGGTGCACCGGCCCTGATCATGGGCAATGGTTTGATGCAGGCTCTGGCCTTCTACCAGGATAAGAAGGGAGCGGCCAGCCAGTTGGGTGATGATCTCCGGGCTTGGATCTGCCGGCAGTATGCCGATCAATTCAAAGGCAAAGAGCAATTTGTTGCTTTCATGCAGACGCTGACGGCGGTCGATTCCGACATCTACATTCAGGTCACCGAGGAGAGCCTTGAATTTCTTCGTTGGCTCCGTCAGTTTGCGGCGGCGGTTCTGTAGCTTTGGATGTACAGGAGAGCCCCATGACCACGATGGCCTACAACGAATTGCGTCAAGTCGTCGAAGCTGATCGATCCTATGCATCGCCGGGACTGCGCTTCGGATTGTATTTTGATGGTTGGAACCCGGCGGTTTTCACGCCGGTCAAAACCGACAAGAAGGAAGCGTTGAAGAAAGCATGTGCGTTGCAGGCCGCTCACAAGGACTTGATCCATTCCCTGATCGAACGGCAGCGAGGAATCGCGGAATCGATTCAGTCGCGGATCGCCTGGCGTGGTACGATGTTCTCTCTGGGGCCGTTTGTGACCGGCCTAGGGTTGGAACACCCGCTGGAAAACGGCTTCTCGTTCCTGTCGCCTTATGGGGTTCCATATCTGCCTGGCAGTGCCGTAAAGGGAGTAGTTCGTCGAGCGGCCGAAGAATTGGCGCTCTTCGAGCCCGATCCGGATGGTTGGAGCGTGACCCGGGTGTGGTGGCTGTTCGGCTTTGATGAGAACAGCGCCTTTTTCAAGAAGAAAGAAAAGGACACGCCGGATGTAATTGCCCAGGAGCTGGCGAGATGGCGAAGCGCCTATGACGCGGCGATTTCAGCATGCGACCCGGTGGAGATCGAGGCGATCATTCGCTTGCTGCCGGATTCCAAGGACCGGGATGAGTGGCGGAGCAGGGGGTTGGAGTTCCTGAGGGAACTACCTGAAAACCGGGAGCTGCGTCGCAAGCTCCATCTCGTGGGCTCACTCCGCTTTTGGGATGTCTATCCTGAGATAGCCGGGGGCAAGCTGAGTGTGGACATTATGAATCCCCACTTCAACCATTATTACCAAGGAGACCGGCCGCCGGGGGATTGGGGATCACCCAATCCCATATTCTTCCTCACCATTCCCGCCGGCAGTTCGTTCCAGTTTGTTGTGGAGCGCTCCGAAACCGCCGGCATGCCGTCGTCCATCCATGACTTCATTGGTGCCGGCATTGAGCAAGTCATGCTATTTTCGTTCAAATGGATGGGGTTCGGCGCCAAGACTTCACTGGGGTATGGGCTGATGGGTTCCGAGTCGGAACTGCCCAAATCCACCGCACAGCCAGGTAAACCGGCCAACGACACAACACCCCAGGTCCAAAAGAAAGAATTCTCTGTGCCTCCACAGACCCACAAACCGGCTCACAAAGGTTCGTATCATCAGCCAACGGCTGAACCGCAGACAAGTAAACCGATTGTAATTCAAGCTGATTCCAGTCTTCCGGATGAAACTCAAAGGTTGAAGGCGGTCCTGGTGACAGCGGTCGCCAATGGTAAAGCTCGCATAAAATTTGAAAACGGCGATGAGATGGATGCCAGTAAATTCCCTCCTTACCCTCTGACTCCAGCCGGGCGCCGTTGCACCGTGGAAGTAACAACGCGGGGAGGAAAGCCGATTAAAGCAATATTCAAAGGATTTATCTAAGTGTTCAATTTGTTGTCGTCATGAAGCGATAATGATGAATACGCAACACCTGATCTGCACGGTGGGGACGAGTCTGTTCGTCACCAACCTGCCGCGGCTGGATGAGCAGTCATCGGGGGCTTCGGTTTCGACGGATGAAGCGGCTGTTGCGCGCGCCTGGCGGTGTCACGATTGGCCGTCGTTGGCACAGGCGATGCGATGCCTGCCGCCTAATCGGCGTCTGTTGGGCGCTGAGATCAATTCGATTCAAAGCATGCTGGACAGGCAGTTCATTCCGGACGCCTGCGGCTTGACCTTTCTGCATTCCGATACGGCTGATGGGAAGAATACCGCCTCCGTGCTCCGGGACTATTTCGTCGGACGCGGGTTTGCACCGGTGACCGCGGTGGTGGTGCCGGGATTGAGAGATGACAATCCCCGCCTGTTCCGAACAGAAGGCCTGAGGAATCTGGCTCGGTTGATCTGTCGGACGATTCACGATTATGGGCCTGAACAGTGCGCCATCAACGCCACGGGTGGGTATAAGGCCCAGATCGCCATCGCCGTGCTCATCGGCCAGGCTCTGTCGGTTCCCGTCTACTATATGCATGAGCGGTTCGCCGAGGTGATCGACTTTCCGCCGATGCCTGTGGCGATGGATTTCACTCTCTGGATGACAACGTCCGGGATTCTGTGGCGGCTCAGTCGCGACACCCAGCCGCAGCCGGCCGCTGATTTTTCCGAGGAGTGGGACGAGCGGCTGGAGCCCCTCGTCAACCGCGAGATGATCGATGGCGCCGAGTATCTGGAGCTCTCACCCGTCGGTCAGATCTTTCACGAGACGTTCACCGAGCGGTTCCGGCGGATGGCACCGGAGCTGCTGCCGCCCAAAGCGACTCGGAAAAAGCCGCCGCGTTGGGAAACGGGCGGCTTGCGGGCGCATCCGGAGATCCTGGCCTTCATGGAACGTCTCACCGCGGCGGCGGACTTTGTGGAATCGTGCGCCACCGTCTATTTCAACCCGGATTTGCCGAACCCTACCCGTTTCCGTTTGGGCAGCCACGGCATCGAGGCGGTTTTCTCCGCCGGTACGTGGACGGTGAGAATCCGCGTCGATACGACGGCGGAGGGGGACATCCAGCGTCGCGCCGCCGTGGCATGGCTCAACGACTGGCTGAACCGCTGATGCGGCCAGGCAAGTGAGATTTTGAGCCCGCGATGAAACGCTAGCAGTTCTGCTTTCGGTTGATCAACCCGTCTCCATCGGCATTGAGCACCGGCCCTCTATACTCTTTACACTTTTGGTTGAATTGGCCCCTCGAAGGTCCGTCCGGTAGGCACAGATTCAACAATCCGGTTTCAGGCTTCGGGATGCCGACGATCTGTCCGAGTTCGTCCAGATCGTCGGGACTCACGGGCTCAAACCCGTGGGCGAAGATGCTTTGGTTCCGGCTGACGCCGAGTTCGCGCAGCCTGACGCCGATGCCGATGGAATTCGGCGGCAGGGCGGGATCGCCCATCGCGACCAGCAATGCATACTTGGCCATTAGCGCCAAGGGTTGAGTCAGTTCCAGGGCCGGTAAGCCGATCTGTCGGCACGCTTCCTGATAAGCGGCCAAGAGCCCGTCGGTACCGGCAGGGATTGCGATACCAGCCGGAATTCGGGCCGGCAGCCGATCATCCGGTGATTCGACCCGGCTGTCGCAGGCGATTCCGTAATCCACCCGCAGGCGCTCCGTCAGGCAGGCTTCCGCCAGTCGATAGTACAAAAGCGCGGCGTGGTTGCGCCGTCCTGCCGCCTGTTCCTGGCTCGCTCTGATGAGCAGCTCCGCTAACAATGGCAACCGATGCCGAGTGTTCCAGTCGACTGTCCCGGCCATGGCTGCCGACAATTCGTGGCAGATAACCCGTAGTTTGACCGCTGCCTGTTTGAGCACCTGGTGACAGGGCGTTTGGTTGATGGGGCGGCCGAGCGCGTCGATTGATTGCTCGATACGGGCCGCCAGATCACCGGCTTCGGCGGGCAGCAGGGCATCCCGCAGACGGCACGCGTCGATCCACAGGCGGGTCAAGCGGACGAGTTGGTCGGCGTCCGGGTACGCGTCAAGCTCATCCAGGATCCGCCGGGATGAGTCGAACGCGCCGGAAGCGACCATTTCGCGAGAACGCCGCAATCCCTCGCGGCGGATGACTTCCTGAGGCTCGGGGAGTTCCATCAACCGGCCGGTGCCGGCGATGGGTCGACCGTCCGGCGTGTACTCGGCTTGGAAATGAAGGATTCGGGAACCTGCAACCTGAGCGTGCCGGACAAGGAGCGCCGCATGAACTTTCGAGCCACCCGTGATCAGATATCCAATGCGGCGAGGGTTGACGGATATTGTCTGTTGGACCAGAGTGGGCAGGATTTCCGGTTCGGTCAACCCGGTTTGCC encodes the following:
- the cmr5 gene encoding type III-B CRISPR module-associated protein Cmr5, with protein sequence MKTLDQERAAFAWSKVQGKTKEYSNIAKGAPALIMGNGLMQALAFYQDKKGAASQLGDDLRAWICRQYADQFKGKEQFVAFMQTLTAVDSDIYIQVTEESLEFLRWLRQFAAAVL
- a CDS encoding putative CRISPR-associated protein, which codes for MLDRQFIPDACGLTFLHSDTADGKNTASVLRDYFVGRGFAPVTAVVVPGLRDDNPRLFRTEGLRNLARLICRTIHDYGPEQCAINATGGYKAQIAIAVLIGQALSVPVYYMHERFAEVIDFPPMPVAMDFTLWMTTSGILWRLSRDTQPQPAADFSEEWDERLEPLVNREMIDGAEYLELSPVGQIFHETFTERFRRMAPELLPPKATRKKPPRWETGGLRAHPEILAFMERLTAAADFVESCATVYFNPDLPNPTRFRLGSHGIEAVFSAGTWTVRIRVDTTAEGDIQRRAAVAWLNDWLNR
- the cas10 gene encoding type III-B CRISPR-associated protein Cas10/Cmr2 is translated as MNTSDFWRLKLAALLHDPPEKALVLMKDPAGHEGGTVAWIADQLHLNLSPDESTVIRRADRWASAADRPQFPRESQAGPYERWTQVDYSKEPVFIHPLSGRRHAIRQKLEDIPWEWMKDVSSRHLSKLIRRDAAGNINLRLTFLAMWRLAPIPPEETEYDLGELWSILPADTRVPDHSIWEHARLTSAFTGASAPGGQPALILVSMGPVQTWIAQSRSTSDLWAGSHFLSRLSWEAMKMVCERFGPDALLLPNLHGTPLVDAWLEESGVSIPDVSGWKHLKSDANPLFTAALPNRFIALIPAEGIDEFMVEMEHRVRDWVRRQVEGAAGLLLQKGGRTAEIPTGMSSQIDKQLLGFPEFHWCAVRWPAGTEDGQFKAAVEELGQSMALVYPDGSSSFFDHPSWRVVSGAVEVSGAKFYQPNPGTCYPAIYDLADRLLAAGKSLRAFEQAVHAGYRCSMCGEREWLTDDPDLLTKPPGQRNQSIWSRVAEHAPSLAKRGEHLCALCTLKRFWPTLFRTEVEQMAAGVQRYTVSTHTMALAAGMERMLTADPEHSSWIQLADLIKVFGEDLWESALPRALVQQMFKNEHEDLIRRLPTLMDRIREAGDDKAMRKVESIVQALSGSKPETYYALILMDGDRMGAWLSGTEASLGSVYRDAWHPQILKAIAQKGLDQGPLADYLNAQRLPSPGRHNAISTSLNHFALEIAPWVLERQFKGKILYSGGDDLLALLSLDDLLPAMETLRCLYSGIEPSPAVSAKWIEGSQVRVKDGYVWMKGRLFRTMGEKATVSAGVVIAHHTAPLAMVLRNLRQAERTAKRQGRDAFCVMLQKRSGGRIELVSKWRVGIDGGEIPIVPILMELRDAFAQTVSRRAAYNLQVWFDGMAPEADVAMLQRLMAYQFYRQRKNKDDKKKEALAGLAQKVADLTITTADRPDFLARLLTTCEFIAREGRQ
- the cmr6 gene encoding type III-B CRISPR module RAMP protein Cmr6; the protein is MTTMAYNELRQVVEADRSYASPGLRFGLYFDGWNPAVFTPVKTDKKEALKKACALQAAHKDLIHSLIERQRGIAESIQSRIAWRGTMFSLGPFVTGLGLEHPLENGFSFLSPYGVPYLPGSAVKGVVRRAAEELALFEPDPDGWSVTRVWWLFGFDENSAFFKKKEKDTPDVIAQELARWRSAYDAAISACDPVEIEAIIRLLPDSKDRDEWRSRGLEFLRELPENRELRRKLHLVGSLRFWDVYPEIAGGKLSVDIMNPHFNHYYQGDRPPGDWGSPNPIFFLTIPAGSSFQFVVERSETAGMPSSIHDFIGAGIEQVMLFSFKWMGFGAKTSLGYGLMGSESELPKSTAQPGKPANDTTPQVQKKEFSVPPQTHKPAHKGSYHQPTAEPQTSKPIVIQADSSLPDETQRLKAVLVTAVANGKARIKFENGDEMDASKFPPYPLTPAGRRCTVEVTTRGGKPIKAIFKGFI
- the cmr4 gene encoding type III-B CRISPR module RAMP protein Cmr4, giving the protein MFQEKKVMFVYCVSPLHMGAGTALGAVDNPIQRERHTGHPVMAGSGIKGALRHHLAIHKSAGGQQADLDVLFGPDPEGSAEHAGAVSFSDAQSVLFPVRSLRESYVYATSPTALERLRRMLVLCGIQQAAGWKIPKVGSDDQCVLLDDALKASNKKLVLESCQFSADDGGKAELEKVARWMSENGLPKDPGTEYFRSKIARHLVLLSDNRFNYFVQHTTVVEPHVRISDESGTAEDGGLFYTENLPAETLMAGMVLCSMERRKKGDTMKDLMQADNVLNAVTGLLDGSLVQMGGDATTGRGQVQIRFA